One Setaria viridis chromosome 3, Setaria_viridis_v4.0, whole genome shotgun sequence DNA window includes the following coding sequences:
- the LOC117849088 gene encoding uncharacterized protein: protein MIVQAGSLLDTVALHVALAHHRAARSSKLGQHIDGDRCGHGQHPRAPLAAAAAGRRQPLGGGSSARTSGLATRRHVFACKTCERRFPTFQALGEHRASHRRPKPYNTVGTRRATPEAHEHDQTFPLFLGLAPGCSPSSPGPRSAPEHDEGECTAGGCSVCGLKSVVGQALGGHMRRHSVRHNLYRWIRTHTIVEFVQDSPYKDKNLAGVSSLSSPPPPQPT, encoded by the exons ATGATCGTGCAAGCCGGAAGCCTCCTGGACACCGTTGCGTTGCACGTAGCACTTGCACATCATCGAGCGGCTCGGAGCAGCAAGCTAGGACAGCATATCGATGGAGATCGCTGTGGACACGGCCAGCATCCTCGTGCTCCtctcgcagcagcagcagcggggcggcggcaaccgctcggcggcggcagcagcgcgaGGACGTCAGGCCTTGCCACGCGCCGACACGTGTTCGCATGCAAGACGTGCGAGCGGCGGTTCCCGACGTTCCAGGCGCTGGGCGAGCACCGCGCCAGCCACAGGCGCCCCAAGCCCTACAACACGGTGGGGACGCGCCGGGCGACGCCGGAGGCGCACGAGCACGACCA AACTTTCCCATTGTTCTTGGGCCTCGCCCCGGGCTGTAGCCCGAGCAGCCCGGGGCCCAGATCCGCCCCTGAGCACGACGAGGGCGAGTGCACGGCAGGCGGCTGCTCAGTGTGCGGGCTCAAGTCCGTGGTCGGGCAGGCGCTGGGTGGCCACATGCGGCGGCATAGTGTGAGACACAACTTATACCGGTGGATACGAACACACACTATAGTGGAATTTGTTCAGGACTCACCATACAAGGATAAGAATCTCGCCGGAGTCTCGAGCCTaagctcgccaccgccaccacaaccGACGTGA
- the LOC117850608 gene encoding uncharacterized protein, which yields MTGDAWVVDIVWHAMILLGNALADLWRSWTMEILLGVSFFMQLVLTFSAGFRWRGASDSLRCVIWLFYVGADFVATTALGHLSVSGTSGERRLVAFWAPFFLLHLGGPDSITAYQLEDNQLSGRYVLELVLRVAGALYVVYKSISGSWALVPAAWLMLLTGVAKYVEKTLALHRANLANVRGSLESQQRRRRRAKGGRRRSPKPAVSRGDGDGDLIMRAHYLFHICKHAIVDSSVETESDTTDAAHTKEILFQLDWKNLCKVMEMELSLMYDFLYTKAPVIHTWHGYCIRAVSPLVTAAALLLVEFSNKARRHKQSDVVITRALLVATFLLETASLLRALGSSWTGFLLHHRLPQGWIRHEAFCASRWSQFHGSVAYLGKLAKVQAHRSWSGNMGQLNMLQLITREQPAKEQEFGGNVEPYARTLVIPPEVKELVFRRLREKVVEFRGELKKDVGDTRGAALEFVKIAKQFRTKRGHQVLMKHKDLSDLRWSLGDELQLGILIWHIATDIYLLKSGKYKAQKGSRAARYANAITTLSNYMMYLLAVRPDMLPGLVTRKLFELTCEDLARFWSKHGAVATDLQSSSFSFCNNVRILFKLHNDRRMSSGSLERKEGLVNILYKDWDSGATFNPYLFKGLLLAEKLIHRETSGKVKVDMLQFILEVWVDMLFYASYRCNKESHAKQLSHGGELTTIVWLMAEHIGLFVARKTSKAEWKARKMANNMHPV from the coding sequence ATGACGGGAGACGCATGGGTGGTGGACATCGTTTGGCATGCGATGATACTACTCGGGAACGCGCTGGCCGACCTTTGGAGAAGCTGGACAATGGAGATCCTGCTAGGCGTCAGCTTCTTCATGCAACTCGTGCTCACCTTCTCCGCCGGGTTCCGTTGGCGCGGGGCCTCCGACTCTTTGCGGTGCGTCATCTGGCTGTTCTACGTGGGCGCCGACTTCGTGGCGACGACCGCCCTCGGCCACCTCTCCGTCAGCGGCAcctccggcgagcggcggctcgTCGCGTTCTGGGCGCCCTTCTTCCTGCTGCACCTCGGCGGCCCCGACAGCATCACCGCCTACCAACTCGAGGACAACCAGCTCTCGGGGCGCTACGTGCTCGAGCTCGTCCTGCGGGTGGCGGGAGCCCTGTACGTCGTCTACAAGTCCATCTCCGGGAGCTGGGCCTTGGTCCCGGCGGCCTGGCTTATGCTTCTCACCGGCGTGGCCAAGTACGTGGAGAAGACGTTGGCGCTACACCGTGCAAACTTGGCCAACGTCCGGGGGTCCCTCGAGagccagcagcggcggcgccggcgcgcaaaaggcggccgccgccgttcccCCAAGCCTGCGGTTTCTCGtggagacggcgacggcgacctcaTAATGCGTGCTCACTACCTGTTCCATATCTGCAAACACGCCATTGTGGATTCTTCCGTGGAGACGGAGTCGGACACAACTGACGCTGCTCACACCAAAGAGATCCTCTTCCAGCTCGATTGGAAGAACCTGTGCAAGGTGATGGAGATGGAGCTCTCACTCATGTACGATTTCCTCTACACCAAGGCCCCGGTGATCCACACGTGGCACGGCTACTGCATCCGAGCCGTGTCACCGCTTGTCACTGCGGCCGCACTACTTCTGGTTGAGTTCAGCAACAAAGCCAGGCGCCACAAGCAGTCGGACGTCGTGATCACCCGCGCCCTGCTGGTCGCCACCTTTCTCTTGGAGACAGCGTCGCTGCTCAGGGCTCTAGGGTCTTCCTGGACCGGCTTTTTGTTGCACCATAGGCTGCCGCAGGGTTGGATTCGCCATGAAGCCTTCTGTGCTAGCCGGTGGTCTCAGTTCCATGGTTCGGTCGCATATCTTGGTAAGCTCGCCAAGGTGCAAGCTCACCGGAGTTGGTCGGGCAACATGGGGCAGCTCAACATGCTGCAGCTCATCACCCGTGAGCAACCGGCAAAGGAGCAAGAGTTTGGGGGTAATGTAGAGCCCTACGCAAGGACCCTTGTGATCCCACCGGAAGTCAAGGAGTTGGTGTTCAGGCGTTTGCGGGAGAAGGTGGTAGAATTCAGGGGCGAATTGAAAAAGGATGTGGGTGATACAAGGGGAGCAGCGCTGGAGTTCGTGAAGATAGCAAAACAATTCAGGACGAAGAGGGGTCATCAGGTCCTGATGAAACACAAGGATTTGTCCGACCTCCGTTGGAGCCTTGGCGATGAACTCCAACTGGGCATCCTCATCTGGCACATCGCCACCGACATATACCTCCTCAAGTCCGGTAAGTACAAGGCTCAAAAAGGCTCCAGGGCAGCACGGTATGCTAATGCGATTACGACGCTGTCCAACTACATGATGTATCTCCTCGCGGTGCGCCCCGACATGCTGCCAGGCCTGGTTACGCGCAAGCTGTTCGAACTGACCTGCGAGGATTTGGCTCGATTTTGGTCCAAGCATGGGGCTGTGGCCACCGACCTGCAGTCTTCATCTTTCAGCTTCTGCAATAATGTTAGGATATTGTTCAAGCTGCACAATGATCGGCGAATGTCCAGCGGCAGCCTGGAACGGAAGGAGGGGCTTGTCAACATCCTATACAAAGATTGGGACTCTGGCGCCACCTTCAACCCGTATCTCTTCAAAGGACTTCTACTAGCCGAGAAACTGATCCACCGGGAAACATCGGGTAAGGTGAAAGTGGACATGCTGCAATTCATCCTCGAGGTGTGGGTGGACATGCTCTTCTACGCGAGCTACCGTTGCAACAAGGAGTCCCATGCAAAGCAGCTGAGCCATGGCGGCGAGTTGACAACCATCGTGTGGCTCATGGCTGAACATATCGGCCTGTTTGTTGCCAGGAAAACCAGCAAGGCTGAATGGAAAGCCCGAAAAATGGCAAATAATATGCATCCTGTATGA
- the LOC117849515 gene encoding coatomer subunit zeta-1, giving the protein METCPSVKNILLLDSEGKRVAVKYYSDDWPTLSAKLAFEKSVFAKTQKANAGTEAEIVMFDGQIVVYKFIQDLHFFVTGGEEENELILASVLQGFSDAVDRLLKNMVDKRTALENLDLILLCLDEIVDGGIVLETEGREIAEKVTGHGLESASSAEQTLVNALTQAREHLAKSLLM; this is encoded by the exons ATG GAGACCTGCCCGTCGGTGAAGAACATCCTATTGCTGGACTCCGAGGGGAAGCGCGTTGCCGTGAAGTACTACAGCGATGACTGGCCCACGCTCTCGGCGAAGTTGGCCTTCGAGAAGTCGGTCTTCGCGAAAACCCAGAAAGCTAACGCTGGAACGGAAG CTGAGATTGTAATGTTTGACGGTCAAATTGTGGTGTACAAGTTCATCCAAGACCTGCACTTTTTTGTTactggaggagaagaggagaatGAGCTTATTTTAGCATCAGTTCTTCAGGGATTCTCTGATGCTGTTGATCGACTTCTCAA AAACATGGTTGACAAAAGAACAGCACTCGAGAATCTGGACCTGATCCTATTATGCCTCGATGAAATTGTTGATGGAGG GATTGTACTTGAAACAGAAGGAAGAGAGATAGCTGAAAAGGTGACGGGTCATGGATTGGAGAGTGCTTCATCAGCTGAGCAG ACTTTAGTCAATGCCCTAACGCAAGCAAGAGAGCACTTGGCCAAGTCTCTTCTCATGTGA
- the LOC117849514 gene encoding protein ALP1-like — MAPVRGAKKRKRPEKPAPAPAPRLPLPPLPDGSDWWGVFYRRVAGHSSFPREYQTIESVLKMSRKTFDYICSLVKKDLTTKTYGFRNFRFSDKTILDVEDQVAVALMRLTTGESLQNIGVWFGMNHSAISNITWRFIESMEERAICHLKWPSPDEMATIKARFEKIYGLPNCCGAIDTTHILMCSSAQPNSKVWLDIENKNSMVLQAVVDTDMRFRDIVSGWPGSMDDSCILRTSGLYRLCEKGVRLDGQMELPGGSAVREYIVGDSSYPLLSWLMTPYQGQGLPAAKVEFNKRHMAATKVVQTALATLKGRWRVIQGELWRPDKHRLPRIIFVCCLITNIIIDMEGTPSKEMLVSGNHDHGYKQQFSNVADDNAVKQRDDLSQHVTAGE, encoded by the exons ATGGCTCCTGTGCGGGGTGCCAAGAAGAGGAAGCGGCCGGAGAagcctgcgccggcgccggctccaaggttgccgctgccgccgttgcCGGATGGCAGCGATTGGTGGGGCGTCTTCTATCGCAGGGTTGCAG GACATTCCTCTTTTCCAAGAGAATACCAGACCATAGAGTCTGTCCTCAAGATGTCAAGAAAGACCTTCGACTATATCTGCTCGCTTGTTAAGAAGGATCTGACAACTAAGACATATGGTTTCAGAAACTTCAGGTTTAGTGACAAGACGATCCTAGATGTGGAGGACCAGGTCGCGGTGGCTCTGATGAGGCTGACAACAGGGGAGTCACTGCAGAACATAGGAGTATGGTTTGGCATGAATCACTCGGCTATCTCAAACATCACATGGCGGTTCATCGAATCCATGGAGGAGCGTGCCATCTGTCACCTGAAGTGGCCTAGCCCTGATGAGATGGCAACCATCAAGGCAAGATTTGAGAAGATTTATGGCCTCCCAAACTGCTGCGGTGCCATTGACACCACACACATCCTCATGTGTTCCTCAGCTCAGCCCAACAGCAAGGTCTGGCTGGACATTGAGAATAAAAACAGCATGGTGCTGCAGGCCGTTGTCGACACTGACATGAGGTTTAGAGACATTGTCAGTGGCTGGCCTGGGAGCATGGATGACTCGTGCATCCTGCGCACTTCAGGCTTGTACAGGCTGTGCGAGAAAGGTGTCAGGCTAGATGGGCAAATGGAGCTCCCTGGAGGTTCAGCGGTCAGGGAATACATCGTTGGAGACTCAAGCTACCCTCTACTTTCCTGGCTGATGACCCCATACCAAGGACAGGGTCTTCCTGCAGCCAAGGTGGAATTCAACAAGCGGCACATGGCGGCCACGAAGGTGGTGCAGACTGCATTGGCGACGCTCAAGGGAAGGTGGCGGGTTATCCAGGGAGAGCTGTGGAGGCCTGACAAGCACCGGCTTCCAAGGATCATCTTCGTCTGCTGCTTGATCACCAACATCATCATCGACATGGAAGGCACTCCAAGCAAAGAGATGCTGGTTTCAGGCAATCATGACCATGGCTACAAGCAGCAGTTCAGCAACGTCGCAGATGACAATGCAGTCAAGCAGAGAGATGACCTTTCACAGCATGTCACCGCCGGCGAGTAG